A region of Natribaculum luteum DNA encodes the following proteins:
- the hpt gene encoding hypoxanthine/guanine phosphoribosyltransferase, which yields MDRKLRPLARSLRDAPVVGRDGYEYFVHGVTDGIPPVEPAVMNAVVDGIRERVDLDDVEKIVAPEAMAIHHATALSLETEIPFVVVRKRSYGFPDEVAVHQETSYGESDLHLNGVEAGDRVLLVDDVLSSGGTIRAVCAALEEAGAELVDVVVVLRRVDTDPGELPVEVTNLLDVKVEDGSVVVAD from the coding sequence ATGGACAGGAAGCTCCGGCCGCTCGCACGTTCACTTCGCGACGCACCCGTCGTCGGTCGAGACGGATACGAGTACTTCGTCCACGGCGTGACCGACGGCATCCCGCCGGTCGAGCCAGCCGTCATGAACGCCGTCGTCGACGGCATTCGAGAGCGAGTCGACCTCGACGACGTCGAGAAGATCGTCGCCCCCGAGGCGATGGCGATTCACCACGCGACGGCGCTCTCGCTCGAGACCGAGATCCCGTTCGTCGTCGTTCGCAAGCGGTCGTACGGCTTCCCCGACGAGGTGGCAGTCCACCAGGAGACGAGCTACGGTGAGAGCGACCTACATCTCAACGGCGTCGAAGCCGGTGACAGGGTCTTGCTCGTAGACGACGTACTCTCTTCGGGCGGGACGATCAGGGCGGTCTGTGCGGCGCTCGAGGAAGCCGGCGCGGAACTGGTCGACGTCGTGGTCGTCTTGCGTCGAGTCGACACCGATCCTGGCGAGTTGCCGGTCGAGGTGACGAACCTGCTCGACGTAAAAGTCGAAGATGGATCGGTCGTCGTC